A genomic segment from Desulfurispirillum indicum S5 encodes:
- a CDS encoding citrate (Si)-synthase, translating into MGLKETLKQKIEEHRPRTAKLMKEHGDVKIGEVTIEQAIGGARSVKCLVTDISYLDPEEGIRFRGKTIDETFACLPKVPGKGYPSVEAFWYFLLTGEAPTAQQAEEVIADFKARSQVPQYVIDVLRALPRDSHPMAMFSAAIVAMQRESKFSAYYKSGKFNKMNAWEPMYEESTDLLAKLPAIGAYIYRMKYKGDQHIPSNPDLDFGGNFAHMMGVDAPYDDVARMYFILHSDHESGNVSAHTTHLVASALSDAYYSLSAGINGLAGPLHGLANEEVLRWTQGFMEKLGGAEPTEELIEKALWDTLNSGQVIPGYGHAVLRKTDPRYTSQREFCLNTEGLKDYPLFKLVSMIYKVAPGVLTKQGKAKNPWPNVDAQSGVIQWYYGVTEYDFYTVLFGIGRAIGVLANITWDRALGYPIERPKSVTTAMLEKWAADAQK; encoded by the coding sequence ATGGGTTTGAAAGAAACGCTCAAGCAGAAAATTGAAGAGCATCGTCCACGTACCGCAAAACTGATGAAAGAACACGGCGACGTAAAGATCGGTGAAGTTACCATCGAACAAGCTATTGGTGGTGCTCGCTCCGTCAAGTGTCTGGTAACTGATATCTCCTACCTTGACCCCGAAGAAGGCATCCGTTTCCGCGGAAAGACCATCGACGAAACCTTCGCCTGCCTGCCCAAGGTACCTGGCAAAGGTTACCCTTCCGTGGAAGCCTTCTGGTATTTCCTCCTCACCGGTGAAGCTCCCACAGCGCAGCAGGCTGAAGAGGTTATTGCTGACTTCAAGGCCCGCTCCCAGGTTCCCCAGTACGTTATCGATGTACTGCGCGCCCTGCCCCGCGACTCTCACCCCATGGCCATGTTCTCGGCTGCCATTGTTGCCATGCAGCGTGAATCCAAATTCTCCGCCTACTACAAGAGCGGCAAATTCAACAAGATGAACGCATGGGAACCCATGTATGAAGAGTCTACGGACCTGCTGGCCAAGCTGCCCGCTATCGGCGCTTACATCTATCGCATGAAGTACAAGGGTGACCAGCACATTCCATCAAATCCCGACCTGGACTTTGGTGGAAACTTTGCCCACATGATGGGCGTTGATGCTCCCTATGATGATGTTGCCCGCATGTACTTCATCCTCCACTCCGACCACGAGTCAGGAAACGTATCCGCCCACACCACCCACCTGGTTGCCTCCGCTCTCTCCGACGCCTACTACTCACTGTCTGCCGGTATCAACGGCCTGGCTGGCCCCCTCCACGGCCTGGCCAACGAGGAAGTACTGCGCTGGACCCAGGGCTTCATGGAGAAGCTGGGTGGAGCCGAGCCCACCGAAGAGCTCATCGAAAAAGCTCTGTGGGACACCCTCAACAGCGGTCAGGTTATCCCCGGATATGGACACGCCGTACTGCGCAAAACGGATCCCCGCTACACTTCTCAGCGCGAGTTCTGTCTGAACACCGAAGGCCTGAAGGACTACCCCCTGTTCAAGCTGGTCAGCATGATCTACAAAGTAGCGCCTGGCGTACTCACCAAGCAGGGCAAAGCCAAGAACCCCTGGCCCAACGTTGACGCCCAGTCCGGTGTTATTCAGTGGTACTACGGTGTTACCGAGTATGACTTCTACACCGTGCTCTTCGGTATCGGCCGCGCCATCGGCGTGCTTGCCAACATCACCTGGGACCGCGCCCTCGGTTACCCCATCGAGCGCCCCAAGTCTGTTACCACTGCCATGCTGGAGAAGTGGGCCGCCGACGCTCAAAAATAA
- a CDS encoding Hsp20/alpha crystallin family protein, whose translation MSITKWNPLHNLVFLYDRMNLFYEEVKEKSGQEQWHFEEQWQPVADVACTDKEYVVDIALPGVPSQDIHLEIVDNSLCVSGTRLSRSQRDSASCLRLEREHGAFSRAIKLERAICEESVSADYRDGILRVTLPFAVRKKVNIETG comes from the coding sequence ATGAGTATTACCAAATGGAATCCTTTACATAACCTGGTTTTTCTTTACGACAGAATGAATCTCTTCTATGAGGAGGTCAAGGAGAAATCCGGCCAGGAGCAGTGGCATTTCGAGGAACAGTGGCAACCAGTGGCGGACGTTGCCTGCACCGACAAAGAGTACGTGGTGGATATCGCCCTGCCAGGTGTGCCCTCCCAGGATATCCACCTGGAAATTGTCGACAATTCCCTCTGTGTTTCGGGAACCCGCCTGTCCCGCAGTCAACGCGACTCGGCCAGTTGTCTGCGCCTGGAGCGTGAGCACGGCGCCTTCTCCCGTGCAATCAAACTTGAGCGGGCAATATGTGAAGAGAGTGTAAGCGCTGATTACCGCGATGGCATACTGCGGGTAACCCTGCCATTTGCCGTACGCAAGAAGGTGAATATTGAAACCGGATAA
- the mqnB gene encoding futalosine hydrolase, with amino-acid sequence MKPDNALADGASTAILILVASELELQGLTLTLPSRVQIACTGVGKIASAVETTLQIRQWRPELVICAGIGGYYGSALELGDLALITRELLIDEGVATAGGFLSMETLGFQRCTIHSPAAVPPVFDQLPFAQRHIPGATVSTVSGTQKMADERYGAFLPAGICENMEGAAVAWACQRAEVPWIGIRALSNFVEERDLERWNIPLALASLSAYLELFLQEYSPQ; translated from the coding sequence TTGAAACCGGATAACGCGTTGGCGGATGGTGCATCAACGGCGATACTCATCTTAGTCGCCAGCGAGCTGGAGCTGCAGGGGTTGACCCTGACACTCCCCTCCCGGGTACAGATCGCCTGCACGGGGGTCGGCAAAATTGCCAGTGCCGTGGAAACGACGCTGCAGATCCGGCAATGGCGACCAGAATTGGTTATCTGCGCCGGCATCGGCGGCTACTACGGCAGCGCCCTGGAACTCGGCGACCTGGCCCTGATCACGCGAGAGCTGCTCATTGATGAAGGAGTCGCCACTGCTGGAGGCTTTCTTTCCATGGAGACCCTCGGCTTTCAGCGATGTACCATACACTCGCCGGCGGCAGTGCCACCGGTGTTTGACCAACTTCCCTTTGCGCAGCGCCATATCCCCGGCGCCACCGTCAGTACCGTCAGCGGCACCCAGAAAATGGCCGATGAGCGCTATGGAGCTTTTCTGCCCGCAGGCATATGTGAAAACATGGAGGGAGCCGCCGTTGCCTGGGCCTGCCAGCGGGCCGAAGTGCCATGGATTGGTATCCGCGCTCTCAGCAATTTTGTTGAAGAGCGCGATCTGGAGCGCTGGAACATCCCCCTGGCCCTGGCCAGCCTGAGCGCCTACCTTGAACTGTTTCTGCAGGAGTATTCACCCCAATGA
- a CDS encoding 1,4-dihydroxy-6-naphthoate synthase produces MTPLRLGISPCPNDTYIFFALLRHFQDQLPVEVHFHDIEELNQLALEGAYDAVKISCALLDSVSAEYGLLRSGGALGRGCGPLLVSAGAKALFPGARVLSPGRHTTAQRLFQRYCPLSVNLEYRLFSDIMEALAAGKADFGILIHESRFTYQEHGLSLVQDLGVWWEETTGAPIPLGGIVLRRSCDPALASQLETLIRQSIAYARNHRAEVLDFCRQYAQEIDDAVMGSHIELYVNQYSHDIGPDGIRAIAYLLFGDHTAEPNFLWSQT; encoded by the coding sequence ATGACCCCGCTGCGACTGGGCATCAGCCCCTGCCCCAATGACACCTATATCTTCTTCGCCCTCCTGCGGCACTTTCAGGATCAGTTGCCTGTGGAGGTGCATTTCCACGACATCGAGGAGCTCAACCAGCTGGCCCTTGAGGGCGCCTATGACGCGGTCAAGATCTCCTGCGCCCTGCTGGATTCCGTAAGCGCGGAATATGGCCTGCTGCGCAGCGGAGGCGCTCTGGGCCGAGGCTGCGGCCCCCTGCTGGTCAGCGCTGGCGCGAAGGCTCTTTTTCCGGGAGCCCGGGTGCTCTCGCCAGGGAGGCATACCACCGCCCAGCGACTTTTCCAGCGCTACTGCCCCCTCTCAGTCAACCTTGAATACCGGCTCTTCAGTGACATCATGGAAGCCCTTGCCGCCGGCAAAGCGGATTTCGGCATCCTGATTCACGAAAGCCGCTTCACCTATCAGGAGCATGGCCTGAGCCTGGTTCAGGATCTGGGTGTCTGGTGGGAGGAAACCACGGGAGCTCCCATCCCCCTGGGTGGCATTGTGCTGCGCCGCAGCTGTGACCCCGCGCTGGCCAGTCAGCTTGAGACGCTGATCCGCCAGAGCATCGCCTACGCCCGGAACCACCGCGCGGAGGTGCTGGATTTCTGTCGTCAGTACGCCCAGGAGATTGATGACGCGGTCATGGGCAGCCATATCGAACTCTATGTCAACCAGTACTCCCATGACATCGGCCCCGATGGCATCCGGGCCATTGCCTACCTGCTCTTTGGCGACCACACCGCCGAACCGAATTTCCTCTGGAGTCAAACATGA
- the rlmB gene encoding 23S rRNA (guanosine(2251)-2'-O)-methyltransferase RlmB has product MNIKGVNSVREALRCGSNIEKIFLSRSLPDIETAAREHDIPIKILNRDKMDSQFGQHNQGVGAIVGAIATQDPLTFLVDASCIVLADRVQDPGNLGAIIRSAAAFGADVVITEHQSAPISDTVIKASAGNIYHTRVGRVVNAARYVEKAKENGFWTVALDGEGESLFRLKLDGKILLMVGNEGSGLKDILLRHADWRASIPMRPGVESLNASAATAIALYEIARQNHG; this is encoded by the coding sequence ATGAACATCAAGGGCGTGAACAGCGTACGCGAAGCCCTGCGCTGCGGCAGCAACATTGAAAAGATATTTCTCAGCCGTTCCCTGCCCGACATAGAAACGGCAGCCCGTGAGCACGATATCCCGATCAAAATCCTCAACCGCGACAAGATGGACAGCCAGTTCGGTCAGCATAACCAGGGTGTCGGCGCCATCGTCGGCGCTATCGCGACTCAGGACCCCCTGACGTTTCTGGTTGATGCCAGCTGCATTGTCCTGGCGGATCGCGTGCAGGACCCCGGAAACCTGGGGGCCATTATCCGCAGTGCCGCCGCCTTTGGTGCCGATGTGGTAATCACGGAACACCAGAGTGCCCCCATCAGCGATACCGTTATCAAAGCCAGCGCCGGCAATATCTACCATACCCGCGTCGGACGCGTGGTCAACGCCGCCCGCTATGTGGAAAAGGCGAAGGAAAACGGCTTCTGGACTGTCGCCCTGGATGGAGAAGGCGAATCGCTCTTCCGCCTGAAGCTTGATGGCAAAATTCTGCTGATGGTCGGCAACGAAGGCAGTGGCCTCAAGGATATTCTCCTGCGCCACGCCGACTGGCGCGCCAGCATACCCATGCGTCCCGGTGTGGAAAGCCTGAACGCTTCCGCAGCCACCGCTATCGCCCTCTACGAAATTGCCCGCCAGAACCATGGGTAA
- a CDS encoding O-methyltransferase, translated as MGNQYLTDSLLFPFVERFMEDLEPSAASTAMFRTVASNHGIPAVRSSVARLLSSLTALSRPRSILEIGTGAGFSTHALMEGADRKTLERFVTLEFNHKRLEVARQMAERLGWANRVQMLHTNALEFMACNRDDFDFIFVDAIKRHYPIYMEYIRRLKWKVAVFDNVLYRGLVSMPRAEVSPALRSSLQGMENFLRQMLEDPTVQATLIPAGDGILLMQNRHGQLRPENT; from the coding sequence ATGGGTAATCAGTATTTGACCGATTCGCTGCTCTTTCCCTTTGTGGAGCGTTTTATGGAAGACCTGGAGCCCTCTGCTGCCAGCACAGCCATGTTCCGTACCGTGGCCAGCAACCATGGTATACCGGCTGTACGCAGCAGTGTGGCACGCCTGCTGAGCTCCCTGACAGCGCTGTCACGGCCCCGTTCCATTCTGGAAATTGGCACAGGCGCCGGATTTTCCACCCATGCCCTCATGGAGGGCGCTGACAGGAAAACCCTTGAGCGCTTTGTCACTCTGGAATTTAATCACAAGCGCCTTGAAGTTGCCCGGCAGATGGCTGAGCGACTCGGTTGGGCCAACCGGGTGCAGATGCTTCACACCAATGCCCTGGAATTCATGGCGTGTAACAGAGATGATTTTGATTTTATCTTTGTAGATGCTATAAAAAGGCACTACCCGATCTATATGGAATATATCCGCCGCCTCAAGTGGAAGGTGGCGGTGTTCGATAATGTGCTGTACCGAGGCCTCGTGTCCATGCCCAGAGCTGAGGTTTCTCCGGCCCTGCGCAGTTCGCTGCAGGGCATGGAGAATTTCCTTCGCCAGATGCTGGAGGATCCCACTGTCCAGGCAACGCTGATCCCGGCCGGCGACGGAATACTGCTGATGCAAAACCGCCACGGGCAGTTGCGGCCGGAGAACACCTAA
- a CDS encoding sigma-70 family RNA polymerase sigma factor, with the protein MTQNRQEEFSEDLSMREDVLKQTATENYIPSGDSLRDYLRRISRITLLTAEEEKELARRISAGDEQAFRVLVESNLRFVVKIAMKYRDIGINLLDLINEGNIGLLEAARRFDPERGNRFITYAVWWIKQSIIQAIISSSNTVRLPGKQARFASKLNSARREFARDHDGREPTEQELRDEYGLDISNIEDILRATRSYISLDTPIGEDDERTLKDVLESPEESSTEEQYVRQKISTEIRSIIAELESRDALVVDLRFGISEGIPQTLDEVGTRLGLSKERVRQIEERALKRLQRKAMNRKLSEYLH; encoded by the coding sequence ATGACTCAGAACCGACAGGAAGAATTCAGCGAAGATCTCTCCATGCGCGAAGATGTGCTGAAACAGACGGCTACCGAAAACTACATTCCCTCCGGCGACAGTCTGAGGGATTACCTGCGACGCATCAGCCGCATCACCCTGCTGACTGCGGAAGAGGAAAAGGAGCTGGCCCGCAGGATAAGCGCCGGCGACGAACAGGCGTTCCGGGTTCTGGTGGAGTCCAACCTGCGCTTTGTGGTCAAGATTGCCATGAAGTACCGCGATATCGGCATCAACCTGCTGGATCTGATCAACGAAGGCAATATCGGCCTGCTGGAAGCCGCCCGCCGCTTTGATCCCGAACGAGGCAACCGGTTTATCACCTACGCGGTCTGGTGGATCAAGCAGTCCATCATCCAGGCGATTATCTCTTCCAGCAACACCGTGCGACTGCCTGGCAAGCAGGCCCGGTTTGCCAGCAAACTCAACAGCGCGCGGCGCGAATTCGCCCGCGATCACGATGGCCGCGAACCCACCGAACAGGAACTGCGCGACGAGTATGGCCTGGATATCAGCAATATCGAGGATATCCTGCGGGCGACCCGTTCCTACATCAGTCTTGATACGCCCATCGGCGAAGATGACGAGCGCACCCTCAAGGATGTGCTGGAAAGCCCCGAGGAAAGCTCCACCGAAGAGCAGTATGTCCGGCAGAAAATATCGACGGAAATCCGCTCCATCATCGCCGAACTGGAAAGCCGCGACGCCCTGGTGGTGGATCTGCGCTTTGGCATCAGCGAAGGCATTCCCCAGACCCTTGACGAGGTGGGAACGCGCCTGGGACTCTCCAAGGAACGGGTGCGCCAGATCGAGGAACGAGCCCTGAAGCGCCTGCAACGCAAGGCCATGAATCGTAAACTCTCGGAATACCTGCACTGA
- a CDS encoding zinc metallopeptidase has protein sequence MHFLLLIIILLIALALPQWWATRVIGRHSTTRDDIPGTGGELARHLLDIHRLEGVAVESTERGDHYDPEAKVVRLRGEVIHGRSLSAVAIAAHEVSHALQDASGHHLLRWRTTLVKFTANAGKFAMGGLLLSPGVLVMSPSLGRLLIVAAVLSMLLPTLVHLITLPLELHASFSVALPTLDRGGYLGSARDFADVRSILLACSLTYVAASAASLLNVWRWFALLRR, from the coding sequence ATGCACTTTCTCCTGCTGATCATCATCCTGCTCATCGCCCTCGCCCTGCCCCAGTGGTGGGCCACCAGGGTCATCGGCCGTCACAGCACAACGCGAGACGACATCCCCGGCACAGGCGGTGAACTGGCCCGTCACCTGCTCGATATCCACCGTCTCGAAGGCGTCGCGGTGGAGTCCACGGAGCGCGGCGACCACTACGACCCCGAAGCCAAAGTGGTGCGCCTGCGTGGCGAAGTCATCCATGGGCGCTCCCTCAGCGCCGTGGCCATTGCCGCCCACGAAGTCAGCCACGCCCTCCAGGACGCGTCGGGGCACCACCTGCTGCGCTGGCGCACCACTTTGGTGAAATTCACGGCCAACGCAGGGAAATTTGCCATGGGGGGCCTGCTCCTTTCGCCGGGAGTACTGGTCATGAGCCCCTCCCTTGGACGCCTGCTGATCGTGGCAGCTGTCCTCAGCATGCTTCTGCCAACGCTGGTTCACCTGATTACCCTGCCCCTGGAACTGCACGCCAGCTTTTCCGTTGCCCTGCCCACGCTGGATCGCGGCGGGTACCTGGGCAGCGCCCGCGATTTCGCGGATGTGCGCTCCATCCTGCTGGCCTGCTCACTGACCTATGTGGCGGCCTCGGCGGCCAGCCTGCTGAACGTGTGGCGCTGGTTTGCCCTGCTGCGCCGCTGA
- a CDS encoding ferritin, whose amino-acid sequence MISKKMQNALNEQIKHEIYSAHLYLAMSAHCESNGLKGFAHWLQLQYDEEMMHAMKFYRYVLDQGATIALQEIPAPPSKFESVLEMFEEVLKHEQFVTASIHKLVDLALAEKDHATTIFLQWFVTEQVEEEASAQDIIDQLKLVGKEKSGLFMINREMGTRTAATADA is encoded by the coding sequence ATGATCAGCAAGAAGATGCAAAATGCCCTGAACGAGCAGATTAAACACGAAATCTACTCTGCTCACCTCTATCTGGCCATGTCGGCCCACTGTGAATCAAACGGCCTCAAGGGCTTCGCCCACTGGCTGCAGCTGCAGTACGATGAAGAGATGATGCACGCCATGAAGTTCTATCGCTACGTGCTTGATCAGGGAGCCACGATCGCCCTGCAGGAGATTCCCGCTCCGCCTTCGAAGTTTGAGTCGGTGCTGGAGATGTTTGAAGAAGTACTCAAGCACGAGCAGTTTGTCACGGCATCCATTCATAAACTGGTGGATCTGGCCCTGGCCGAGAAGGATCACGCCACCACTATCTTCCTGCAGTGGTTTGTGACTGAGCAGGTTGAGGAGGAGGCCTCCGCCCAGGATATTATCGATCAGCTGAAGCTGGTGGGTAAAGAAAAGAGCGGTCTGTTCATGATCAACCGCGAAATGGGCACCCGCACGGCAGCGACAGCTGACGCCTGA
- a CDS encoding HAD-IA family hydrolase translates to MAYTHYVFDFDGTLVNSLPDLTAAINHVAASAQIDHQYSREQVGTMVGDGVTVLLQRAFPDEAHRMKQLRSIFDEYYARNCSQGTQIYEGVVETLSTLHAQGKTLILMTNKPQRFTLPMLQDLGLREFFPVVYCGDTLDCKKPDPAVMHHLLASLQLNPSAVLMVGDSANDILCAAGATVDSALVTYGYGNLSHLEELSPTYTLTRIRELLFL, encoded by the coding sequence ATGGCCTACACCCACTATGTATTTGATTTCGACGGCACCCTTGTCAACTCCCTGCCCGACCTGACCGCGGCCATCAACCACGTGGCAGCCTCAGCTCAGATCGACCATCAGTACAGTCGCGAGCAGGTTGGAACCATGGTTGGCGATGGCGTGACCGTGCTGCTGCAGCGGGCCTTTCCCGATGAAGCCCACCGCATGAAGCAGCTGCGCTCCATCTTCGATGAGTACTACGCCCGCAACTGTTCCCAAGGCACGCAGATATACGAAGGGGTCGTGGAAACCCTGAGCACGCTGCATGCCCAGGGCAAGACACTGATCCTGATGACCAACAAGCCCCAGCGCTTTACTCTCCCCATGCTGCAGGATCTCGGGCTGAGAGAGTTTTTCCCGGTGGTCTACTGCGGCGATACCCTGGACTGCAAAAAGCCCGATCCAGCCGTGATGCACCACCTGCTGGCCTCACTGCAGCTCAACCCTTCCGCCGTGCTGATGGTGGGCGACAGTGCCAATGATATCCTGTGTGCCGCTGGCGCGACGGTGGACAGCGCCCTGGTAACCTATGGGTACGGCAACCTCTCGCACCTTGAAGAGCTCAGTCCCACCTATACGCTTACCCGTATCCGCGAACTTCTGTTCCTCTGA
- the priA gene encoding replication restart helicase PriA — protein sequence MYASVAIAGFRETYTYEIPQDISPGTFVSVPFGRSKRKGVIIGTSTQCSFQGSVKAVAEIYHHLKASDLQMKLAAWLSQYYLYDVGSYINLMVPFFEDDFSLSPQLRLREEVLLPSNAHRMREVVARLQAGEQLFAHQVPADLLRRMVQRSIIRLDTQCAQTPYVATGYSSRLSPEQQALYEHCLESKKQILLQGVTGSGKTEIYLSLMDHVLAQGRGVIYLVPEINLTPTLEKRLKELFGQRVALIHSQVSSRVKLEQYKKMQRGDITIVVGARSAIFAPVPNLGLIIVDEEHDGSYYQTETPVYHGRDVAMVRGQLEGARVILGSATPSFESYHNALNGKYELLRLDVRYQGVLPEVHLTPNPPSPHDPLSQKLHDELQAHLAAGHQAIVLLNRRGFAPYAVCTGCQQTLRCPHCDIPLTYHKAYGKLVCHSCQYACAFPLSRPHCTNAEIQLKGFGTEKLEEGLEQGFASYGVLRMDRDSAGRRSRAEALLNKFSAGSHRLLVGTQMVAKGHHFPDVELVGIVGIDNMINLPDFRCGERVFQLLMQVAGRAGRNERQRGHVYIQTDCPEFPAIQHVLNRDQDTFYRQELEERSQMGYPPYTRMALMAISGSQREVVQQSIESLAAAVATRGVQTMGPAPFLVEMTRKRYQWKLILKSPSSKTLHIALCKALEHSLPSSVHLKLYVDPVGVL from the coding sequence ATGTACGCTTCCGTCGCCATTGCCGGTTTCCGGGAGACCTACACCTACGAAATACCCCAGGACATCTCCCCGGGAACCTTCGTCAGCGTTCCCTTCGGGCGTTCAAAACGCAAGGGCGTCATTATCGGCACTTCGACCCAGTGCTCCTTCCAGGGTAGCGTCAAGGCCGTTGCCGAGATCTACCATCACCTGAAGGCCTCGGACCTGCAGATGAAACTGGCCGCCTGGCTCAGCCAGTACTATCTCTATGATGTGGGAAGCTATATCAACCTGATGGTGCCGTTCTTTGAGGATGACTTCAGCCTCTCCCCGCAGCTGCGCCTGCGGGAGGAGGTTCTGCTGCCATCCAATGCCCATCGCATGCGCGAGGTTGTGGCGCGTCTGCAGGCCGGAGAGCAGCTCTTCGCCCACCAGGTACCCGCCGATCTGCTGCGGCGCATGGTGCAGCGCTCAATTATCCGTCTCGATACTCAGTGCGCCCAGACGCCTTATGTTGCGACAGGCTACTCCAGTCGCCTGAGCCCGGAACAGCAGGCTCTCTATGAACATTGCCTGGAGTCCAAAAAGCAGATCCTGCTGCAGGGGGTGACCGGCAGTGGCAAGACGGAGATCTACCTCTCCCTGATGGACCATGTACTGGCCCAGGGGCGGGGGGTCATCTATCTGGTGCCGGAGATCAACCTGACCCCCACTCTGGAAAAGCGATTGAAAGAGCTGTTTGGGCAACGGGTGGCGCTGATTCACTCCCAGGTCAGCTCCCGCGTCAAACTGGAGCAGTACAAGAAGATGCAGCGGGGCGATATCACCATTGTGGTTGGTGCCCGCAGCGCCATCTTCGCCCCGGTGCCCAACCTGGGGCTGATTATCGTGGATGAGGAGCACGATGGCTCCTACTACCAGACCGAGACCCCCGTTTACCACGGCCGTGATGTGGCCATGGTGCGTGGACAACTTGAAGGGGCACGGGTTATTCTCGGCAGCGCCACGCCCTCTTTCGAAAGCTATCACAATGCCCTGAACGGCAAGTATGAGCTGCTGAGGCTGGATGTGCGTTACCAGGGAGTTCTGCCTGAAGTGCACCTGACCCCCAATCCTCCGTCGCCCCACGATCCCCTGTCACAGAAGCTGCACGATGAACTGCAGGCGCATCTGGCGGCGGGCCATCAGGCCATTGTGCTGCTGAACCGCCGTGGCTTTGCTCCCTATGCCGTCTGCACTGGCTGCCAGCAAACCCTGCGCTGCCCCCATTGCGATATCCCCCTGACTTACCATAAAGCCTATGGCAAACTGGTCTGTCACTCCTGCCAGTATGCCTGCGCTTTTCCATTGTCCAGGCCACACTGCACCAATGCCGAGATTCAGCTGAAGGGATTTGGCACCGAGAAACTGGAAGAGGGCCTGGAGCAGGGTTTTGCCAGCTATGGCGTGCTGCGTATGGATCGCGACAGTGCCGGCCGGCGCTCCAGGGCGGAGGCCCTGCTGAACAAATTCAGCGCCGGCAGCCACCGATTACTGGTGGGAACCCAGATGGTGGCTAAAGGACACCACTTTCCCGACGTGGAGCTGGTGGGCATTGTGGGTATTGACAATATGATCAACCTGCCCGACTTTCGCTGCGGTGAGCGGGTTTTCCAGCTGCTGATGCAGGTGGCCGGGCGGGCGGGCCGCAATGAGCGCCAGCGCGGCCACGTGTATATCCAGACTGACTGCCCGGAGTTCCCTGCGATTCAGCATGTGCTGAATCGCGATCAGGATACCTTTTACCGCCAGGAGCTGGAGGAACGCAGCCAGATGGGCTATCCACCCTATACTCGAATGGCGCTGATGGCCATTTCCGGCAGCCAGCGCGAAGTGGTGCAGCAGTCCATCGAGAGCCTGGCCGCCGCTGTCGCTACCCGTGGCGTTCAGACCATGGGGCCGGCGCCCTTTCTGGTGGAAATGACCCGGAAACGCTATCAATGGAAACTGATTCTGAAGAGCCCTTCGTCAAAAACCCTTCACATTGCCCTTTGCAAGGCGCTGGAGCACTCATTACCCTCATCGGTTCATCTCAAACTGTACGTTGATCCGGTGGGAGTGTTATGA
- a CDS encoding nitroreductase family protein, which translates to MFMETLRSRRSIRKFTPAAVEKDKIDLIMEAALRAPSSRGKQPWQFYCVQNKAIIDKLSRSKEHGAAFLAGAPLAVVICADPSISDVWIEDTSIAAICIQLAAQSIGLGSTWVQIRERFGADKVPSEELARAAAGIPENLKVTCIIGIGYPAETPAPWPFSALPASKVQYL; encoded by the coding sequence ATGTTCATGGAAACTCTGCGCAGTCGCCGCAGCATACGCAAATTCACCCCTGCAGCCGTGGAAAAGGACAAAATCGACCTGATTATGGAAGCCGCCCTGCGCGCTCCCTCTTCCCGCGGAAAACAGCCATGGCAATTCTACTGTGTACAGAACAAAGCCATTATCGACAAACTCTCCCGTTCCAAAGAGCACGGGGCTGCCTTTCTCGCCGGTGCCCCTCTGGCGGTGGTGATCTGCGCTGACCCATCCATCAGCGATGTCTGGATTGAGGATACCTCCATCGCCGCTATCTGCATTCAGCTGGCGGCACAGTCGATCGGACTCGGCAGCACCTGGGTGCAGATCCGCGAACGCTTCGGCGCCGACAAGGTTCCTTCCGAAGAGCTCGCGCGCGCGGCGGCGGGTATTCCGGAAAACCTGAAGGTCACCTGCATCATCGGCATCGGGTACCCCGCTGAAACTCCCGCACCCTGGCCCTTCAGCGCCTTGCCAGCCTCCAAGGTTCAGTACCTCTGA